One window of the Pieris brassicae chromosome 2, ilPieBrab1.1, whole genome shotgun sequence genome contains the following:
- the LOC123720739 gene encoding leucine-rich repeat-containing protein 24: protein MKWLIVAIIVITCQTISAAFAPPGSCPAVCVCKWKGGKQTVECVDRALITVPEPVDPATQVLDLSGNNLQILPQEAFARTGLVNLQRVYLKSCNIGQINDRAFKGLTNLVELDLSNNLLTQIPSYSFKDAPFLRDLALAHNPILKIHSDALNNLGSLVKLDLSRCEIRDIAADVFRNLHSLESLKLNGNNLRELPLSSLEKLEKLRVIDLSENPWICDCRLRDLKMWLANHKLFSSPSCSAPPRLVDKAFSELSLDEFACKPEILPVSRHVEASVGENTTVICKTEAVPSANINWYWNGRLLQNGSNFNSHQSIYIFEAGEAKKRSSLVLTNTQETDSTEFYCVADNKGGNAEANFTVHVTQLPAGMASLGSAQIASLGAALFLVIIVISLGLLITFVRFRPVTASESKTPNTLDRVVSGNEVHPTVNDRPHVAVLANRQESTNYDERKFNSITKPPRTNDIPYTTNHYEGRGSIVTTGGTVAVSPTISGGIDPDLINDTRPDSVTRPESGEYAREASDSLYPSGLWDQIKMNQANTLARAVSSAIPAYYNDRTPIIENSSVNGSQEELGYTSRTFPRSHALTTVPTAPGDGPYPPDYGLPVGSARTLRVWQRAPPVLPPVSALKRVLTITRPSEDSFHDGCATDV, encoded by the coding sequence atgaagTGGCTAATTGTGGCTATTATTGTGATTACATGCCAAACAATTTCGGCTGCTTTTGCCCCTCCTGGGTCGTGTCCGGCCGTATGTGTGTGTAAATGGAAGGGTGGTAAACAGACGGTGGAGTGTGTGGATCGGGCTTTAATCACGGTGCCCGAGCCTGTGGACCCCGCAACTCAAGTGTTGGACCTTTCAGGaaacaatttacaaatacTGCCACAGGAGGCTTTCGCCAGAACGGGACTCGTTAATTTACAAAGagtgtatttaaaaagttgtaaTATCGGCCAAATTAATGACCGTGCGTTTAAAGGTCTCACGAATTTAGTGGAGTTAGATCTTTCGAACAACTTGCTTACGCAAATACCATCGTATAGTTTTAAGGATGCTCCATTTCTGAGAGACCTTGCTTTGGCACATAatcctattttaaaaattcattctGATGCCCTTAACAACCTTGGCAGCTTAGTGAAACTTGACCTATCGCGGTGTGAGATAAGAGATATAGCTGCTGACGTATTTAGGAATCTACATTCCTTGGaatctttaaaactaaatggtAATAATCTCCGAGAGTTACCACTGAGTTCATTAGAAAAGCTCGAGAAATTAAGAGTAATTGACCTATCAGAAAACCCTTGGATATGTGACTGTCGTTTAAGAGATCTTAAGATGTGGCTCGCAAATCATAAACTATTTTCTAGTCCTTCTTGCTCAGCACCACCTAGATTGGTGGATAAAGCTTTCTCCGAACTATCTCTCGACGAATTTGCATGCAAGCCGGAAATCTTACCTGTGAGTAGACATGTTGAAGCTTCAGTAGGAGAAAATACCACTGTTATATGTAAAACGGAAGCTGTACCAAGCGCTAACATTAATTGGTATTGGAATGGCCGACTTTTACAAAACGGCAGCAATTTTAATTCACATCAaagtatatacattttcgaaGCAGGCGAAGCAAAAAAGAGATCTTCGTTAGTTTTAACGAATACACAGGAGACAGATTCTACGGAGTTTTACTGTGTAGCAGACAATAAGGGTGGAAATGCAGAAGCAAACTTTACAGTTCACGTCACACAACTGCCGGCTGGAATGGCATCTTTAGGAAGCGCTCAAATAGCTAGTTTGGGAGCAGCATTATTCttagttattattgtaatttcttTGGGACTTCTTATTACATTTGTACGATTTCGTCCTGTGACCGCATCTGAAAGCAAAACACCGAATACTTTAGATAGAGTGGTCTCTGGGAATGAAGTGCATCCAACTGTTAATGATAGACCACATGTTGCAGTTTTAGCTAATCGACAAGAATCTACGAATTATGatgaaagaaaatttaattctataaCAAAACCTCCGCGAACTAATGATATTCCATATACAACAAACCATTATGAAGGTCGTGGCAGTATAGTTACCACCGGAGGGACCGTGGCAGTATCTCCTACTATTTCTGGGGGAATCGATCCAGATCTTATAAATGATACTCGGCCAGATAGCGTAACTCGACCTGAGAGTGGCGAATACGCCCGTGAGGCATCTGACTCCTTATATCCATCGGGCCTTTGGGATCAGATTAAAATGAACCAAGCGAATACATTGGCACGCGCTGTTAGTTCGGCGATCCCAGCATATTACAATGATCGGACTCCCATTATAGAAAATAGTAGCGTAAACGGTTCTCAAGAAGAATTAGGCTATACAAGTAGAACGTTTCCACGTTCGCATGCCTTAACAACTGTCCCTACAGCACCGGGCGATGGTCCTTATCCACCTGACTATGGCTTGCCAGTTGGATCAGCGCGAACATTACGTGTTTGGCAACGTGCCCCGCCTGTACTTCCACCCGTATCGGCCCTAAAGAGAGTGTTAACTATAACTAGGCCTTCAGAGGATAGTTTTCACGATGGCTGTGCCACAGATGTTTAG